CCCGCCGGGATGCCCTCCAACCTCACGCGCGATTTCAAGGACGACCCGCTCGACGTGCAGCCCGGCAACGCGTGGGACCGGCAGAACCTGCAATACGCGGCCCGCCTCCACCGGTCCCTCATTCAAAACGCGGGCCTCACGGACCGCGGCGTGCGCCACGCGCGATTCATGACCGTGCTCCGCGGCCAGCGCAGCCCCGCTGTGCTCATCGAGGGCGGCTACCTCACAAACCCCGCCGAGGCGCGGCTCATCGCCGACCCGGCGCACCGCCAGAAACTCGCGCTCGCCGTGGCCCGCGCGCTCGAATGACACGCCGTCCCGCGGCGATGAACCACAAAGGCACAAAGTTCACGAAGGCGGGAACACGTTGCAAAGGGCAGCCGCGTGTTCCTGTTTGGGATCGCGGGGTTTTCTTCGTGTCCTTCGTGCCTTCGTGGTTGACTCCCCGGGTCCACGCATGAGCACACCTCCCACGAACGCGGCGCACATCCTCGTCACGGGCGGCGCGGGCTTCATCGGCTCGCACCTGGTCGAGCGCCTGCTCGCCGACGGCGAACGCGTCGCGGTCATCGACGATGGCTCGACGGGCGCGTGGGCCAATCTTGCAGCCGTTCGCGGCCATCCCGCGCTGGAGTGCATCGAGGCGCGCGTCTCGGCTTGCGCGGAGCTCGACCGGCTTGTGGCGCAATCGCGCTTCGTCTTCCACCTCGCCGCCGCCGTCGGTGTCGAACTGGTCATCCACTCGCCCATCCGCACCATCGAGACCAACCTCCGCGAAACCGAGGCCGTGCTTGAGGCCGCGAGCCGCCACCGGGTGCCGCTCCTCCTCACGTCCACCTCCGAGGTCTATGGAAAAAGCCAGCGCGCCGAATTCTCGGAGGACGATGACCTGCTGATCGGCCCGCCGCACCTCGGACGATGGAGCTACGCGTGCTCCAAGCTGATGGATGAATTCCTCGCGCTCGCCCACCACCGGGAGCGCGGGCTGCCGGTCATCATCGCCCGCCTGTTCAACACCGTCGGCCCGCGCCAGACGGGGCGATACGGGATGGTCCTGCCTCGCTTCATCGAGGCCGCCCGCGCGGGACGGCCGCTTCGCGTGCACGGGGATGGCTCGCAAACCCGTTGCTTCTGCCATGTGCTCGACACCGTCGAGGCGCTCACCCGGCTGATGCGCTGCCCGGACGCCCTCGGCCAGGTCGTCAACGTGGGCTCCACCGAGGAGACCACCATCCGCGCGCTCGCGGAGATGATCGTGGATGCGACCGGCTCCGAATCCACG
The Verrucomicrobiota bacterium genome window above contains:
- a CDS encoding NAD-dependent epimerase/dehydratase family protein, producing the protein MSTPPTNAAHILVTGGAGFIGSHLVERLLADGERVAVIDDGSTGAWANLAAVRGHPALECIEARVSACAELDRLVAQSRFVFHLAAAVGVELVIHSPIRTIETNLRETEAVLEAASRHRVPLLLTSTSEVYGKSQRAEFSEDDDLLIGPPHLGRWSYACSKLMDEFLALAHHRERGLPVIIARLFNTVGPRQTGRYGMVLPRFIEAARAGRPLRVHGDGSQTRCFCHVLDTVEALTRLMRCPDALGQVVNVGSTEETTIRALAEMIVDATGSESTIEVVPYDSAYEPGFEDMLRRRPSVAKLERLTGFKPARRLAEIIRAA